One window of Butyricicoccus intestinisimiae genomic DNA carries:
- the gyrB gene encoding DNA topoisomerase (ATP-hydrolyzing) subunit B — protein MSMSEEILDLTVKETYDENQIQVLEGLEAVRKRPGMYIGSTSARGLHHLVYEIVDNSIDEALAGYCTHIEVTLEPDSVVTVRDNGRGIPVGIHPQMGIPTLEVVLTVLHAGGKFGGDGYKVSGGLHGVGSSVVNALSEWLEATVYDGENKYTMKFARGKTVSTLRSVPCAHETGTTIRFKADGQIFETLQYDYEILANRLQEQAFLNGGVKITLRDERDPDDEPREDVMHYEGGIKQFVAYLNRNKTALHPEVIYVEGSRDNSMAEVALQYTDGYSENLLSFANNINTTEGGTHETGFKSALTKVINDYARKFGFLKDSDKNFSGEDVREGLTAVISVKLPEAQFEGQTKTKLGNSDMRNLVDSMLSEKLTIFFEENPSVGKAIIDKAQTASRAREAARKAREMTRRKSALESGSLPGKLADCQERDPKLTEIYIVEGDSAGGSAKEGRDRRYQAILPLWGKMLNVEKARLDKVYGNDKLTPMITAFGAGFGEDFDPAKLRYGKIILMADADVDGSHIRTLLLTFFFRYMRPLIEQGHVYIAQPPLFKNTKGKSVRYTYTEQEQVSVLAEMGDGVDIQRYKGLGEMDPEQLWETTMNPENRTLLQVTLEDASMADEIFTLLMGEKVEPRREFIQKNAKYVSNLDI, from the coding sequence ATGAGTATGAGCGAAGAGATCCTGGATTTGACCGTCAAGGAAACCTATGATGAGAACCAGATTCAGGTGCTGGAAGGACTGGAAGCAGTCCGCAAGCGCCCGGGCATGTACATTGGCTCGACTTCTGCGCGCGGCCTGCACCATTTGGTGTATGAAATCGTGGATAACTCCATCGATGAAGCATTGGCGGGCTACTGCACCCATATTGAGGTGACGTTGGAGCCGGACAGCGTCGTCACCGTGCGCGATAACGGCCGAGGCATTCCGGTCGGCATTCACCCGCAGATGGGTATTCCAACGCTGGAAGTGGTGCTGACTGTGCTGCACGCCGGCGGTAAGTTCGGCGGTGACGGCTACAAGGTATCCGGCGGTCTGCACGGCGTAGGTTCCTCCGTTGTCAATGCCCTGTCCGAATGGCTGGAAGCAACCGTGTATGACGGCGAAAACAAATACACGATGAAATTTGCCCGCGGCAAGACGGTATCTACCCTGCGTTCGGTGCCGTGTGCGCATGAGACCGGCACGACCATTCGGTTTAAGGCGGACGGACAGATTTTTGAAACTTTGCAGTATGACTATGAGATTCTCGCCAATCGGCTGCAGGAGCAGGCGTTCCTCAACGGCGGCGTAAAAATTACGCTGCGCGACGAACGCGATCCGGATGACGAGCCGCGCGAGGACGTGATGCACTATGAAGGCGGCATCAAACAGTTTGTCGCGTATTTAAACCGCAACAAGACGGCGCTGCATCCGGAAGTCATCTATGTGGAGGGCAGCCGCGACAATTCCATGGCGGAGGTTGCACTGCAGTATACCGACGGATACAGCGAAAATCTGCTGTCCTTTGCCAACAACATCAATACAACAGAGGGCGGTACGCATGAGACCGGCTTCAAGTCGGCGCTGACCAAGGTAATTAACGACTATGCCCGCAAGTTTGGCTTCCTGAAGGACAGCGATAAGAATTTCTCCGGCGAAGATGTCCGTGAGGGTTTGACCGCCGTGATTTCCGTCAAGCTGCCGGAGGCGCAGTTTGAAGGCCAGACCAAGACCAAGCTGGGCAATTCGGATATGCGCAATCTGGTGGATTCCATGCTCAGCGAAAAACTGACCATTTTCTTTGAAGAAAATCCGTCTGTCGGCAAGGCGATTATTGACAAGGCACAGACCGCATCCCGCGCAAGAGAGGCAGCGCGCAAGGCGCGTGAAATGACACGCCGCAAGAGCGCACTGGAATCCGGTTCTCTGCCGGGCAAGCTGGCAGACTGTCAGGAGCGAGATCCGAAGCTGACAGAGATTTACATTGTCGAGGGCGATTCCGCAGGCGGTTCTGCCAAGGAAGGCCGTGACCGCCGGTATCAGGCCATTTTGCCGCTGTGGGGCAAGATGCTCAACGTAGAGAAAGCGCGGTTGGACAAGGTCTATGGCAATGATAAGCTGACGCCGATGATTACCGCGTTTGGCGCGGGTTTCGGTGAGGATTTTGATCCGGCAAAGCTGCGCTACGGCAAGATTATTCTGATGGCGGATGCCGACGTCGATGGCAGCCATATCCGAACCCTGCTGCTCACCTTCTTCTTCCGCTATATGCGTCCGCTCATCGAGCAGGGACATGTGTATATCGCACAGCCGCCGCTGTTTAAGAACACCAAGGGCAAGAGCGTGCGCTATACGTATACTGAGCAGGAACAGGTCAGTGTGCTGGCTGAGATGGGTGACGGCGTGGATATTCAGCGCTATAAGGGCCTCGGCGAGATGGATCCGGAACAGCTGTGGGAGACAACCATGAATCCGGAAAACAGAACGCTGCTGCAGGTAACGCTGGAAGATGCTTCGATGGCAGACGAAATCTTTACGCTGCTTATGGGCGAAAAGGTAGAGCCGCGCCGCGAATTCATTCAGAAAAACGCGAAGTACGTCAGCAATCTGGATATTTAA
- the remB gene encoding extracellular matrix regulator RemB yields the protein MYLHLGQDVVVPASSILGVYDMDTATWSKHTRALIASMEKAGRVQSIFEDLPKSCILCEEGGVRTLYISQLSTATLLRRSEQGAAE from the coding sequence ATGTATCTGCATCTGGGACAGGATGTGGTCGTTCCGGCCAGTTCCATTCTCGGTGTTTACGATATGGACACTGCAACATGGTCGAAGCATACCCGTGCACTTATCGCCTCTATGGAAAAAGCAGGACGCGTACAGTCTATTTTTGAGGATCTGCCAAAGTCCTGTATTTTGTGTGAAGAAGGCGGTGTGCGCACCCTGTACATTTCCCAGCTTTCGACAGCGACTTTGCTGCGCAGAAGCGAGCAGGGCGCGGCGGAATAA